A genomic segment from Candidatus Abyssobacteria bacterium SURF_5 encodes:
- a CDS encoding sulfurtransferase TusA family protein, which produces MSKMSILDLTDTQCPMTFIKAKLAIEELEAGQLIELLVNPGTSMRDVPRSLKEEGHRIERVVREQTHFRVTVRKQE; this is translated from the coding sequence ATGAGCAAAATGTCGATCTTGGACCTGACAGATACGCAATGCCCGATGACCTTCATCAAGGCCAAACTGGCAATCGAGGAACTCGAGGCCGGACAGTTGATTGAACTCCTTGTCAACCCCGGAACCTCTATGCGCGACGTTCCCCGCAGCCTGAAAGAGGAGGGCCACCGGATCGAGCGCGTCGTCCGCGAACAGACCCATTTCCGCGTCACCGTCCGGAAACAGGAATGA
- a CDS encoding sulfite reductase, whose amino-acid sequence MSYFEKGNKMSTDKHIEDQTARVPVEIEVEGKKGSLDFNTLKSGGIIKQRQKDLFTVRLQCPGGRVPLDRLEKAFEVARRYGGDYVHLSFRQSLEIPYVNYRDLGNVRDELAKAGQHIASCGARVRVPTACSGCEYNPNGLTDTQAMAREISDRFFGKGSLAHKFKISFSGCPIDCARTNEMELGFQGAVEPRWEESACQACGVCIEACREQALVCDEQSGHPRYIPEGCLYCGDCIRTCPFDAWHAKRVGWIVRCGGKHGRHPVNGQIIARFLPDERVAPLIGAALKWYEQFGENRGRVRLGDFLKDKETWRDFLRHIRHELGDWAAKNPPPPQPNEIHFPQRQD is encoded by the coding sequence ATGTCTTATTTTGAAAAAGGAAACAAGATGAGTACAGACAAACACATCGAAGATCAAACCGCGCGCGTGCCGGTCGAAATCGAGGTCGAAGGCAAGAAAGGCAGTCTGGATTTCAATACGCTCAAGAGCGGCGGAATCATCAAGCAGCGCCAGAAAGACCTGTTCACCGTACGCCTGCAGTGCCCGGGCGGACGAGTACCGCTTGACCGATTGGAAAAAGCGTTCGAGGTGGCCCGCCGCTACGGCGGCGACTACGTGCACCTCTCATTCCGGCAATCACTCGAAATCCCCTACGTCAACTACCGCGATCTCGGCAACGTGCGCGATGAGCTGGCGAAGGCCGGCCAGCACATCGCTTCATGCGGCGCGCGCGTGCGCGTGCCGACCGCCTGCTCCGGCTGTGAATACAATCCGAATGGACTCACCGATACCCAGGCGATGGCCCGTGAGATTTCCGATCGCTTCTTCGGTAAAGGAAGCCTCGCCCACAAATTCAAGATATCCTTCTCCGGCTGTCCGATCGACTGCGCGCGCACGAATGAGATGGAACTCGGCTTCCAGGGAGCCGTCGAGCCGAGGTGGGAAGAGAGCGCCTGCCAGGCGTGCGGTGTCTGCATTGAGGCATGTCGCGAACAAGCCCTCGTGTGCGATGAACAATCCGGCCATCCCCGCTACATACCCGAAGGATGCCTCTACTGCGGTGATTGCATCCGCACATGCCCGTTCGACGCATGGCATGCCAAACGAGTCGGCTGGATCGTTCGCTGCGGCGGCAAACACGGGCGACACCCGGTCAACGGCCAGATTATCGCACGGTTTCTGCCGGATGAACGCGTCGCCCCTCTGATCGGCGCCGCCCTGAAATGGTACGAACAATTCGGAGAGAACCGCGGCCGCGTCCGGCTCGGCGATTTTCTGAAAGACAAGGAAACGTGGCGGGATTTCCTCCGCCATATTCGGCATGAATTAGGCGATTGGGCCGCAAAGAATCCTCCGCCGCCGCAGCCAAATGAAATCCATTTCCCGCAGCGCCAGGATTGA
- a CDS encoding alpha/beta fold hydrolase encodes MSREECKRLDQADVLRILFHPRRDNTPDDEQTVRFSVADDIEIGGRFHPADKDAPVILLFHGNGEIASDYDMIAPFYLENGISLLVVDYRGYGKSGGRPTVSTLLDDALAVYRQTGKGLADHGYQYSRLFVMGRSLGSAAALEIAAEAGKSISGLIIESGFSNPLALINRLGGPSLKELEETCGFDNLKKIERVEAPTLIIHGEEDFIIPLEEGEALFKGCKAKRKEFLSVPGAGHNDLIVRGLRQYFKAIRKLVSG; translated from the coding sequence ATGTCTCGAGAAGAATGCAAGAGGCTTGATCAAGCCGATGTGTTGAGAATTCTATTTCATCCGCGGCGCGACAATACGCCGGATGACGAGCAAACGGTTCGGTTTTCCGTTGCTGATGATATTGAGATAGGCGGGCGGTTTCATCCCGCGGACAAAGATGCGCCGGTAATCCTGCTGTTTCACGGCAACGGAGAGATTGCATCCGATTACGACATGATTGCGCCGTTCTATCTGGAGAACGGGATTTCGCTGCTGGTGGTGGATTATCGCGGCTACGGCAAGAGCGGCGGAAGGCCAACAGTCTCGACGCTGCTGGATGACGCGCTCGCCGTGTATCGGCAGACGGGGAAGGGGCTGGCGGATCACGGTTATCAATATTCGCGGCTGTTCGTTATGGGGCGCTCGTTGGGCAGTGCGGCGGCGCTCGAGATTGCCGCAGAAGCTGGCAAGAGCATAAGCGGCCTGATTATCGAGAGCGGTTTTTCAAACCCGCTTGCCCTGATAAACCGTCTTGGCGGGCCATCGCTTAAGGAACTGGAAGAGACGTGCGGATTTGACAATCTGAAGAAAATCGAGCGAGTAGAGGCGCCCACTCTCATTATTCACGGCGAGGAGGATTTCATTATTCCCCTCGAGGAAGGCGAGGCGCTTTTCAAAGGGTGCAAAGCGAAGAGGAAGGAATTCCTCTCGGTTCCCGGTGCGGGTCATAACGATCTGATTGTGCGAGGGCTGCGCCAGTATTTCAAAGCGATACGGAAGCTGGTGTCTGGGTGA
- a CDS encoding dehydrogenase, with protein sequence MARVFNWQIGRIMSYWYGETRPAKQFAAVFDLNKCIACQTCTLACKTTWTSGRGQEYMLWNNVESKPYGSYPLAYDSKILEMLGPQEWVGERYEGRTVFEAAPAGERLLGYRPESGDYSYPNIGEDEIFGTVDGGMSVEMPHPVWMFYLPRICNHCTYPACLAACPRGSIYKRPEDGIVLIDQKRCRGYRECVRACPYKKTFFNSRTGVSEKCIACFPLGEQDEQPRCFTQCIGKIRLRGWISVPEKANENNPIDYLVHVKKVALPLFPQLGLEPNVYYIPPIHVPNPFLNQLFGPLSEQAVQTYRNAHKNEPKLAALINLFGCTPKTVAAFKTKGNIVSALNDNGDTLVAVPVREPVAVRPAFDTQRGVPRMNVT encoded by the coding sequence ATGGCACGCGTATTCAACTGGCAAATCGGACGAATCATGAGCTACTGGTATGGCGAGACCAGGCCCGCTAAACAATTCGCCGCCGTTTTCGATCTGAACAAGTGCATCGCCTGCCAGACATGCACGCTCGCCTGCAAAACCACGTGGACCTCCGGCCGCGGGCAGGAGTATATGCTCTGGAACAACGTCGAAAGCAAGCCCTACGGCTCGTATCCGCTGGCGTACGACTCGAAAATCCTCGAGATGCTCGGCCCGCAGGAATGGGTCGGCGAACGCTATGAGGGTCGCACCGTCTTTGAGGCCGCCCCCGCAGGCGAGCGCCTCCTCGGCTACCGGCCGGAAAGCGGCGATTACTCCTATCCGAATATCGGCGAGGATGAGATTTTCGGAACGGTCGACGGCGGGATGTCCGTCGAAATGCCGCATCCCGTCTGGATGTTTTATCTCCCGCGCATCTGCAACCACTGCACGTATCCGGCTTGTTTGGCGGCCTGCCCGCGCGGCTCCATCTACAAGAGACCCGAGGATGGGATCGTCCTGATCGACCAGAAACGCTGTCGCGGTTACCGCGAATGCGTGCGCGCATGCCCTTATAAGAAGACTTTCTTTAACTCGCGCACCGGCGTTTCTGAAAAATGTATCGCTTGTTTCCCGCTCGGCGAACAGGACGAACAGCCAAGGTGCTTCACTCAATGCATCGGAAAGATCAGGCTGCGGGGATGGATTTCCGTGCCCGAAAAGGCGAATGAGAATAACCCGATCGACTATCTGGTTCATGTGAAAAAAGTGGCGCTCCCCTTGTTCCCGCAACTGGGGCTCGAGCCGAATGTCTATTACATTCCCCCGATCCACGTGCCGAACCCGTTCCTGAACCAATTGTTCGGGCCGCTCTCGGAGCAGGCGGTTCAAACCTATCGCAATGCCCATAAGAACGAACCGAAACTGGCGGCGCTCATCAATCTGTTCGGGTGTACGCCGAAAACCGTCGCGGCCTTTAAAACAAAGGGCAATATCGTAAGCGCGCTGAACGATAATGGAGATACTTTGGTCGCTGTCCCCGTTCGCGAGCCGGTCGCGGTGCGCCCGGCTTTCGATACGCAGCGCGGCGTTCCTCGAATGAACGTCACTTGA